From one Saprospiraceae bacterium genomic stretch:
- the ade gene encoding adenine deaminase, translated as MNVINKIQGQLVDITGRNIYGVVMSIQNGCIVHFEKTRSKKGPFILPGWVDAHIHIESSMLVPGEFAKMALPFGTLATVSDPHEIANVMGTEGVYYMIEHAESLPMEILFGAPSCVPASDFETAGAKLDASEVDRLLADPRIGYLSEVMNYPGVIHGNQELRSMIQSARKYGKPVDGHAPGLRGSDLKKYRDAGIETDHECFTYEEAREKISLGMKVLIREGSAAKNYEALAPLITEYPDQLMFCSDDKHPDDLQKGHMDQIVSRAVKDGFDLYDVLKIACINPRMHYPLKSGMVRIGDPADFILVDDLKDMKVLEVYYGGTLVAKDGKSLTTTKPVNIINQFHSQPVAVEDLHQRALSPTLQVIKAMDGQLITNKISHAAYILDGYAVSDARHDILKIVVVNRYAKARPAIGYVQGFGLKAGAMASCVAHDSHNIVAVGVDDASIARVINKVIEQKGGIAACLQSFVLGLELPVAGIMSNLDGHTVAKSYSLIDHFVRTDLKSPLRAPFMTLSFMALPVIPSLKMTDKGLFDGDRFEWTTVFT; from the coding sequence ATGAATGTCATCAATAAAATTCAAGGGCAGCTGGTAGATATCACCGGGCGAAATATCTATGGGGTAGTGATGTCCATACAAAACGGCTGCATCGTCCATTTCGAAAAGACCCGTTCAAAAAAAGGACCCTTCATATTACCAGGTTGGGTAGATGCGCATATTCATATAGAAAGCTCCATGTTGGTACCGGGTGAATTTGCCAAAATGGCATTGCCCTTTGGCACCCTCGCCACGGTCTCTGACCCGCACGAGATCGCCAATGTCATGGGTACCGAAGGGGTATATTACATGATAGAGCATGCTGAATCGCTTCCAATGGAGATACTTTTTGGCGCTCCTTCCTGCGTACCAGCCAGTGATTTTGAAACTGCCGGCGCAAAATTGGATGCGAGTGAGGTAGATAGATTGTTGGCGGACCCAAGGATAGGTTATTTATCAGAGGTCATGAATTATCCAGGGGTGATACATGGCAATCAGGAACTGCGATCAATGATCCAGTCCGCCCGCAAATACGGCAAACCTGTAGATGGTCATGCACCAGGTCTCAGAGGGTCAGATTTGAAAAAATATCGCGATGCCGGGATAGAGACTGATCACGAATGTTTCACCTATGAAGAAGCCAGGGAAAAAATCTCCCTGGGTATGAAGGTGCTCATCCGGGAAGGCAGCGCCGCAAAAAATTACGAGGCACTCGCTCCCCTCATAACAGAATACCCGGACCAATTGATGTTTTGCTCTGATGACAAACATCCGGATGATCTGCAGAAAGGTCATATGGATCAGATCGTATCCCGGGCTGTCAAGGACGGCTTTGACTTATACGATGTATTAAAGATTGCCTGTATCAATCCCCGGATGCACTATCCTTTAAAATCAGGCATGGTACGAATAGGTGATCCTGCCGATTTTATCCTCGTAGACGATTTAAAAGATATGAAAGTACTGGAAGTGTATTACGGAGGTACCCTAGTAGCCAAAGACGGCAAATCCTTAACTACAACCAAACCTGTCAATATCATCAACCAATTCCATTCGCAACCCGTCGCCGTAGAAGATCTGCATCAGCGGGCTTTATCACCGACACTCCAGGTGATAAAAGCGATGGATGGCCAACTGATAACTAACAAGATCTCTCATGCAGCATATATCCTCGATGGGTACGCAGTGTCTGATGCCAGGCATGATATCCTCAAAATCGTAGTAGTCAATCGATATGCCAAAGCCCGACCTGCGATCGGGTATGTCCAGGGTTTCGGACTCAAAGCAGGCGCCATGGCTTCTTGTGTGGCGCATGACTCACATAATATAGTAGCAGTAGGTGTAGACGATGCCTCTATCGCGCGGGTGATCAATAAGGTCATCGAACAAAAAGGCGGGATTGCTGCTTGTCTGCAGAGTTTTGTATTGGGTCTGGAATTACCTGTAGCAGGTATTATGAGTAACCTGGATGGCCATACTGTAGCCAAATCCTATAGCCTGATCGACCATTTTGTGAGGACGGATCTTAAGTCTCCATTGAGGGCACCTTTTATGACTTTGTCATTTATGGCTCTCCCGGTAATTCCTTCTTTGAAGATGACCGATAAGGGTCTGTTTGACGGGGATCGATTTGAATGGACGACTGTGTTTACCTAA
- a CDS encoding OmpH family outer membrane protein, protein MKRIIFIVFLAFAWTFASAQKIAIIDITQVLENLSEYKKAQDQLDKITATWKQEISESRDKIKVMYNKYQAEQVLLSDDQRKNKEEEIMAKEKEAMEMQKAKFGPEGALFMKRQELVQPIQDKVYKAIQEYATAKGYDLILDKGSSAGVIFSNPGMDKTSDILKKLGIQ, encoded by the coding sequence ATGAAACGAATCATATTCATTGTATTCCTCGCTTTTGCCTGGACCTTTGCATCAGCTCAAAAGATTGCCATCATCGATATCACACAGGTATTGGAGAATCTTTCGGAGTACAAAAAAGCTCAGGATCAATTGGACAAAATTACTGCCACCTGGAAACAAGAAATCTCCGAATCAAGGGATAAGATCAAAGTAATGTACAATAAATACCAGGCTGAACAAGTGCTCTTGAGTGATGATCAGCGTAAAAATAAAGAAGAGGAGATCATGGCAAAAGAGAAGGAAGCCATGGAAATGCAGAAAGCAAAGTTTGGCCCTGAAGGTGCTTTATTTATGAAAAGACAGGAGCTCGTACAGCCCATTCAGGATAAAGTCTATAAAGCCATTCAGGAGTACGCTACAGCCAAAGGATATGACCTGATCCTTGATAAAGGAAGCTCCGCCGGGGTTATATTCTCCAATCCGGGAATGGACAAGACCTCAGATATTCTTAAAAAATTGGGAATTCAGTGA
- a CDS encoding OmpH family outer membrane protein codes for MKFLLLASFVLLVSLPGQAQKFGYLNSSLIMSEVPEIKAAESNLKAYQEQLSKQGQQKVEALQAKYQELARKEKQGEIAPKALQEQADKLKIEEDDLAKLEQEMQNQLAQKREGLLQPILDKINKAIQDVAKENAFAYIFDTSAGMLLYADESSDVSQLVRTKLGLPAVSTTANAPKKQ; via the coding sequence ATGAAATTTTTGTTACTCGCTTCTTTTGTCCTTTTAGTGAGCCTTCCAGGTCAAGCTCAAAAGTTTGGTTATCTCAATTCCTCTCTTATCATGAGTGAAGTACCTGAAATAAAAGCAGCAGAATCTAATCTAAAAGCATATCAGGAGCAATTGTCCAAACAAGGTCAGCAAAAAGTAGAAGCGCTACAGGCTAAATACCAGGAATTGGCAAGAAAGGAAAAACAAGGCGAGATAGCTCCTAAAGCATTGCAAGAGCAAGCCGATAAACTCAAAATCGAAGAAGATGACCTGGCCAAATTGGAACAAGAGATGCAAAATCAACTGGCTCAGAAAAGAGAAGGTCTGTTACAACCTATTTTGGATAAAATCAACAAAGCCATACAGGATGTTGCCAAAGAAAATGCTTTTGCTTATATCTTCGATACCAGTGCAGGCATGTTATTGTACGCAGATGAATCGTCTGATGTGAGCCAATTGGTAAGAACCAAACTTGGATTACCCGCAGTAAGTACTACGGCCAATGCACCAAAGAAACAATAA
- a CDS encoding GatB/YqeY domain-containing protein has protein sequence MTLVEQINNDIKEAMKAKDPVRLRGVRAIKAAILLANTDGSGLEMDLDREIKLLQKLVKQRQDSLAIYEAQNRPDLAQVEKEEIEVIQTYLPSQMSLEDLETYIKDLITTHGAIGMKDMGKIMGLANKGLSGKADGKTIAELVKKMLTV, from the coding sequence ATGACACTCGTAGAGCAGATCAACAATGATATAAAAGAGGCCATGAAAGCCAAGGACCCGGTGAGACTGCGAGGAGTCCGGGCTATAAAAGCTGCTATTTTATTGGCCAATACTGATGGATCTGGATTAGAAATGGACTTAGATCGGGAGATCAAATTATTGCAGAAGCTGGTCAAACAAAGACAAGATTCGCTTGCTATCTATGAAGCGCAGAACCGACCGGATCTGGCGCAGGTGGAAAAAGAAGAGATAGAAGTCATTCAAACCTACCTGCCAAGTCAAATGTCTCTGGAAGACCTGGAAACGTATATCAAAGACCTAATCACCACACATGGTGCTATTGGAATGAAAGACATGGGTAAAATCATGGGATTGGCCAACAAAGGACTTAGTGGCAAAGCAGATGGTAAGACCATTGCTGAGCTCGTAAAAAAAATGTTGACAGTATAA
- a CDS encoding RNA-binding protein → MNIYVANISYSASDDQLEALFAQYGAVKSAKIIMDRMSGRSRGFGFVEMDNDDEAKNAIAALNGQTWMEKELNVNEARPKEDRGPRPGGGGGGGGFRPRREGGYGGGGGGGYRSGGDRGGSGGGGGYRGGSGGGRGGNDRGGFRGGDRDFNRDSD, encoded by the coding sequence ATGAATATTTATGTTGCAAACATCAGCTACAGCGCGTCTGATGATCAGCTTGAGGCCCTATTCGCCCAGTATGGAGCTGTAAAATCCGCCAAGATCATTATGGATCGTATGAGCGGCAGAAGCCGTGGATTTGGTTTCGTCGAAATGGACAATGACGATGAGGCTAAAAACGCTATCGCTGCCCTTAATGGTCAGACTTGGATGGAAAAGGAATTAAATGTAAACGAAGCTCGTCCCAAAGAAGACAGAGGCCCTAGACCTGGCGGCGGTGGAGGTGGCGGAGGATTCCGTCCTCGTCGTGAAGGTGGTTACGGCGGCGGCGGCGGTGGTGGCTACCGATCAGGTGGTGACCGTGGCGGCAGCGGCGGTGGCGGCGGCTACAGAGGTGGCAGCGGCGGTGGACGCGGTGGTAACGACCGAGGTGGATTCCGAGGTGGTGATCGCGACTTCAATAGGGATAGTGATTAA
- a CDS encoding SMP-30/gluconolactonase/LRE family protein, giving the protein MKRLFLFYLGITMISTFSCKDGDQTQALFEPSIFTPINSFTQGAEGPAVDIAGNLYAVNFEHEGSIGKVTPQGEASVFIELPNGSIGNGIRFDSKGDMYIADYTNHNILKVTMADQQLTVHAHEPSMNQPNDIAIDSHDRIFASDPSWKESTGNLWRINIDGSVHLLEKDMGTTNGIEVSPDEKTLYVNESVQRKVWAYDLSDSGTISNKRLLIEFPDFGMDGMRCDANGNLYITRHGKGTIVKVSPAGTILKEITLGGKKPSNIAFGGPDGQRVYITLQDTRNIETFLVDAPGRSWILKSKK; this is encoded by the coding sequence ATGAAACGATTATTTTTATTTTATTTAGGGATAACTATGATATCAACATTTTCCTGCAAGGATGGGGATCAGACGCAAGCATTGTTTGAACCCAGTATTTTTACCCCAATCAATAGTTTTACACAGGGTGCTGAAGGACCTGCTGTAGATATTGCCGGCAATCTATATGCCGTAAACTTTGAGCATGAAGGCAGCATCGGAAAAGTGACGCCCCAGGGGGAAGCCAGTGTGTTTATAGAATTGCCCAATGGCAGCATTGGCAATGGTATCCGGTTTGACAGCAAAGGAGACATGTACATAGCTGATTACACCAATCACAATATCCTGAAGGTCACGATGGCGGATCAACAGCTGACTGTCCATGCGCATGAACCTTCTATGAACCAACCCAATGATATCGCCATAGACAGTCATGATCGTATCTTTGCCAGTGATCCATCCTGGAAAGAAAGTACAGGCAATCTTTGGCGTATCAATATTGATGGTAGTGTGCATCTGCTCGAAAAAGATATGGGTACTACTAATGGCATTGAAGTCAGTCCTGATGAAAAAACACTCTATGTCAATGAATCTGTACAGCGTAAGGTCTGGGCCTATGACCTTTCTGACAGCGGTACGATCTCTAACAAACGGCTGCTGATCGAGTTTCCGGATTTCGGCATGGATGGTATGCGCTGTGATGCCAATGGCAATCTCTATATCACCCGACATGGTAAAGGAACCATCGTCAAAGTATCTCCAGCAGGGACTATATTAAAAGAAATCACACTCGGTGGAAAAAAACCCAGCAATATCGCTTTTGGCGGTCCGGATGGTCAGAGAGTATATATCACCCTGCAGGATACCAGGAATATTGAAACTTTTCTGGTGGATGCTCCAGGTAGATCATGGATCCTGAAAAGCAAAAAATAA
- a CDS encoding neutral/alkaline non-lysosomal ceramidase N-terminal domain-containing protein gives MSTTSSGQKISGLSTVNSFRVAVVKKNISPSSPKQLLGYGARLSTGIHDSIYHRIIVLDDGSTQFFLISTEVCLMSPSEYDHVAGILQKKLGIQPVNFWWSVTHTHSAPEVGVPGLAEAFMGDRYKHPVDTAYTDFIEKSLIEGIQEARQKLEPARLGVGWGYSQANINRRAIDVDGRASLGLNPDGPVDRRIGLLRLEKADRSPLALIVNYPIHGTVLGQENVEISGDVTGMVANYVEHQTGVPVLFINGAAGNLAPIYSVYPNPRAGHLSQFRVLLGDKILEANNKLAVTSDSIKLFTGALTVEGPRKAQLGWPAYLDAYSHSGQNGNNTVKLPIRFLRINEEVAIWSAPLELFCEISNEIRDRSPFPYTFYYGYTNGWLGYLPTENEWKHGGYEVEVVSPFTPSMGKILTESVLGYLHGEMRR, from the coding sequence ATGAGTACAACTTCTTCTGGTCAAAAAATATCTGGCTTATCTACAGTTAATAGTTTTCGGGTAGCTGTGGTCAAAAAAAATATCAGCCCATCCAGTCCCAAACAACTCCTTGGCTATGGTGCCCGACTATCGACAGGGATTCACGACAGCATCTACCACCGAATCATCGTACTGGACGATGGCAGCACTCAATTTTTTCTCATTTCGACGGAAGTCTGTCTCATGTCACCCTCAGAATACGATCATGTGGCGGGCATACTGCAAAAAAAACTAGGCATTCAGCCTGTCAATTTTTGGTGGTCTGTCACCCATACTCATTCAGCTCCTGAGGTAGGTGTACCCGGTCTTGCAGAAGCTTTTATGGGCGATCGATACAAACATCCGGTGGATACAGCATATACTGATTTTATCGAAAAATCCTTAATAGAAGGTATCCAGGAAGCTCGTCAAAAACTTGAGCCGGCCAGGTTGGGTGTCGGCTGGGGATATTCGCAAGCTAATATAAATCGGAGGGCGATCGATGTAGATGGACGAGCTTCTTTAGGGCTCAATCCAGATGGACCGGTAGACAGGCGTATAGGGTTGCTTCGTCTTGAAAAAGCTGATAGGAGCCCTCTGGCACTTATCGTCAATTATCCTATTCATGGTACTGTGCTGGGTCAGGAGAATGTGGAGATTAGTGGTGATGTCACCGGGATGGTAGCCAATTATGTGGAGCATCAGACAGGTGTACCTGTATTATTTATCAATGGTGCGGCGGGCAATCTTGCTCCTATTTACAGTGTGTATCCAAATCCCCGGGCCGGTCATCTGAGCCAATTCAGGGTCTTGCTTGGAGATAAAATTTTGGAGGCCAATAATAAACTGGCTGTCACCTCAGACTCAATAAAATTATTTACCGGCGCATTGACCGTAGAGGGGCCAAGAAAAGCTCAACTCGGCTGGCCCGCCTATCTGGATGCTTATAGCCATTCTGGTCAGAATGGAAATAATACAGTCAAGTTGCCCATTCGTTTTCTTAGAATTAATGAGGAAGTTGCTATCTGGTCAGCACCACTAGAACTATTTTGTGAAATCTCCAATGAAATAAGGGACAGATCACCTTTCCCTTATACTTTTTATTACGGGTATACCAATGGTTGGCTGGGTTATCTGCCTACAGAAAATGAGTGGAAGCATGGTGGCTATGAAGTAGAGGTCGTATCGCCCTTCACGCCATCGATGGGCAAGATTTTAACGGAGTCCGTGCTGGGGTATCTTCACGGTGAGATGCGCCGGTAA
- a CDS encoding DUF1553 domain-containing protein, which translates to MDLIRNISLFFIALVMIGACRQSDPINYSTQVKPIINNKCIACHGGVKKQGGLSFLFEEEAKAKLKSGKYAIVPGKPHQSEMIRRLGLEDPEMRMPYNHSALPKEEIKVLTEWISQGAVWGEHWAYQSIQKPALPDSKTDWPGNDLDRFVQAKAAAIGLKQAAEASPEVLARRLALDLIGFQGADSVTSTYVQAPTDANYERLVDTLLSSPHYGEKWTSMWLDLARYADTKGYEKDDNRVIWRYRDWLIRAFNADMPYDQFLTEQLAGDLLPNPTEDQYLATAFNRNTMTNDEGGTDNEEFRVAAVIDRVNTTWETLMSTSFACVQCHSHPYDPFRHEDYYKFMAYFNNTRDVDTWADYPIIRHLNEDQQSKLNSLQSTLTKNHTPESQVQEIVHFIKTLQPSVNALESNSFVNCELYDTKWLSMRNPSSARIPHFPLDNHDALIFNYERALKKGLVQFRLDSLQGPIIGSFEVKPSKERVMVEIPLKPIPGIHDIFVTYSSTEYKNPDETCLIFDYFHPTKKFPTDDPKIKKDFWDLVNAPIPNTPIMLDNTPTMFRTTRIFERGNWLAKKDTVHEGLPAIFSSITKNPQNRLELAQWMTSKQHPLTARTIVNRLWEQIWGTGLVETLEDMGSQGATPTHQELLDYLSWKLMNEDGWSLKKLLKEMVMSETYRQDSRLDKNSIELDPTNKFFARGPRVRLSAEQLRDQALAASGVMNAELYGPPAMPYQPEGVWLSPYNGKSWKKSEGNGQYRRAVYTFWKRTSPYPGMSNFDAMGREVCASRRIRTNTPLQALTILNDSAYIQLAMKLVERVGWQNPPENIARAYHLLTGKTIDANKATILKNLYEKSLHIYTQTSDDDAAGKQAMVLIANALMNLDEVITKT; encoded by the coding sequence ATGGACTTGATAAGGAATATTTCATTGTTTTTCATTGCCTTGGTGATGATCGGTGCCTGTCGGCAAAGCGACCCCATAAATTATAGTACCCAGGTAAAACCCATCATCAATAATAAATGTATCGCCTGTCATGGGGGTGTAAAAAAACAAGGCGGCTTATCCTTTTTATTCGAAGAAGAAGCCAAAGCAAAACTCAAGTCAGGAAAGTATGCCATCGTGCCAGGCAAACCTCATCAAAGTGAAATGATCCGCAGACTCGGCCTGGAGGATCCTGAAATGCGAATGCCTTATAACCATAGTGCCTTACCCAAGGAAGAAATCAAGGTTCTGACAGAGTGGATCAGCCAGGGCGCTGTATGGGGTGAGCATTGGGCTTATCAAAGTATTCAAAAACCGGCCTTGCCAGATTCAAAAACTGATTGGCCCGGAAATGACCTGGACAGATTTGTACAAGCCAAAGCGGCCGCGATTGGATTAAAACAGGCTGCTGAAGCGAGTCCTGAAGTTTTGGCCCGAAGGTTGGCCCTCGATCTAATAGGTTTTCAGGGAGCAGACTCTGTCACCTCTACCTATGTACAAGCTCCTACTGATGCCAATTATGAGCGATTGGTCGATACGCTGCTATCTTCTCCACACTATGGCGAAAAATGGACTTCGATGTGGCTGGACCTGGCACGATATGCTGATACCAAAGGCTACGAAAAAGACGACAATAGGGTGATCTGGCGATACAGGGATTGGTTGATCCGGGCATTCAATGCGGATATGCCTTATGATCAATTTCTCACTGAACAACTGGCGGGAGACTTATTGCCCAATCCGACAGAAGACCAATACCTCGCAACAGCTTTTAATCGCAATACAATGACCAATGATGAGGGAGGTACAGACAACGAAGAGTTTAGGGTGGCCGCCGTGATCGACAGGGTCAATACTACCTGGGAGACTTTGATGTCTACTTCTTTTGCCTGCGTACAGTGTCATAGTCACCCATACGATCCTTTTCGCCATGAAGATTATTATAAGTTCATGGCTTATTTTAACAATACCAGGGATGTAGATACCTGGGCAGATTATCCTATCATCAGGCACTTAAATGAGGACCAGCAATCAAAGTTAAATTCTTTGCAAAGCACCTTGACAAAAAACCATACGCCAGAGTCGCAAGTACAGGAAATCGTACATTTCATCAAAACCCTGCAGCCATCGGTCAACGCTTTGGAGTCAAATAGTTTTGTCAATTGTGAATTGTATGACACCAAGTGGCTGTCTATGCGCAATCCTTCGTCTGCCAGGATACCTCATTTTCCTTTGGACAACCATGATGCTTTAATCTTCAATTACGAAAGGGCACTTAAAAAAGGACTAGTCCAATTCAGATTGGATAGCCTGCAGGGGCCCATTATCGGGTCATTTGAAGTCAAACCAAGTAAAGAAAGGGTGATGGTGGAGATTCCTTTAAAGCCGATACCCGGCATCCACGATATCTTCGTGACCTACTCCAGTACTGAGTATAAAAACCCCGATGAGACCTGCCTCATATTTGATTATTTTCATCCGACAAAAAAGTTTCCAACAGACGATCCTAAAATCAAAAAAGATTTCTGGGATCTGGTGAATGCACCCATACCCAATACACCCATCATGTTGGACAATACCCCTACCATGTTTCGTACGACCCGGATATTTGAGCGAGGCAACTGGTTGGCAAAAAAAGATACTGTTCACGAGGGATTGCCTGCTATATTTTCATCCATTACCAAAAATCCTCAAAATCGGCTTGAATTAGCTCAATGGATGACCTCCAAACAACATCCTCTGACCGCCCGCACTATTGTCAATAGGTTGTGGGAGCAAATCTGGGGTACCGGCCTAGTTGAGACTTTGGAGGATATGGGGAGCCAGGGAGCAACACCAACGCACCAGGAGCTATTAGACTATCTGAGCTGGAAGCTGATGAATGAAGATGGTTGGAGCCTAAAAAAATTATTAAAAGAGATGGTTATGAGTGAGACATATCGGCAAGACTCCCGCCTTGATAAAAATAGCATCGAATTGGATCCGACTAACAAATTTTTTGCCAGAGGCCCAAGAGTGCGATTGTCTGCAGAGCAGTTGAGAGATCAGGCACTTGCGGCCAGCGGTGTCATGAATGCCGAATTGTATGGCCCACCTGCTATGCCCTATCAGCCTGAGGGAGTCTGGCTCTCACCGTACAATGGAAAGTCCTGGAAGAAAAGTGAAGGCAACGGCCAATATCGAAGGGCAGTTTATACTTTTTGGAAAAGGACCAGTCCTTATCCCGGGATGTCCAATTTTGATGCGATGGGTAGGGAAGTATGTGCTTCCAGGCGAATAAGGACCAATACTCCGCTGCAGGCTTTGACCATATTAAATGACTCTGCTTACATCCAATTGGCTATGAAATTGGTCGAAAGAGTAGGGTGGCAAAACCCACCTGAAAATATTGCCCGGGCGTATCACCTGCTTACCGGGAAAACCATTGATGCCAATAAGGCAACTATCTTGAAAAATCTGTATGAAAAGTCTTTGCACATCTACACTCAAACTTCTGATGACGATGCAGCCGGAAAACAAGCCATGGTCCTTATCGCCAATGCACTGATGAACCTGGATGAAGTCATCACCAAAACATAA
- a CDS encoding DUF1501 domain-containing protein — protein MSLEAYHRDLIRHTRRNFLRESFLGLGGIAFGAALTGCKSKNDAIHNLSSYDSIHPLAPRAPHFAPRAKAVIYLHMAGAPSQLELFDYKPELKKVDGLACPQSFLEGKKFAFIRGVPKMLASQADFKQYGQSGAWISNYLPHFQTIADEVSFLKAVSTDQFNHAPAQLLMHTGSARLGRPSIGSWVTYGLGSENSDMPGFVVLNSGGHNPDAGKSVWGSGFLPSVYQGVQCRNVGEPVLFLKDPEGIPRDLRKASIDAINEINRQEYTEYGDPETLSRISQYELAYRMQIAVPEVMNINDEPQYIHEMYGTQPGKSSFANNALLARKLVESGVRFIQLFDWGWDTHGNVADGSVDVGLINKCRPIDKAMTALILDLKQRGLLEDTLIVWGGEFGRTPMAENRDGIPNKYPGRDHHSEAFTMWMAGGGIKKGHTYGATDEMGYSPVSGRVTPYDIQATILHQLGFDHEKFTYSFQGRPYRLTDVAGKPIKQIIA, from the coding sequence ATTTCCCTCGAAGCATATCACAGAGACCTGATCAGACATACTCGCAGAAACTTTCTACGCGAATCTTTTTTGGGCCTGGGAGGTATAGCCTTTGGCGCCGCGCTGACCGGGTGTAAATCTAAAAATGACGCCATACACAATCTCTCCTCCTATGATTCGATCCATCCGCTGGCTCCAAGAGCACCACATTTTGCACCAAGAGCCAAGGCAGTCATCTATCTTCATATGGCAGGCGCGCCGTCGCAACTGGAATTATTCGATTACAAACCGGAGCTAAAAAAAGTCGATGGCCTGGCTTGTCCCCAGTCTTTTCTCGAAGGCAAGAAATTTGCTTTTATTCGTGGAGTGCCTAAGATGTTGGCTTCGCAAGCAGATTTTAAACAATATGGACAAAGTGGAGCCTGGATCAGCAATTACCTTCCTCATTTCCAGACTATAGCTGACGAAGTGTCTTTCCTCAAAGCAGTATCTACTGATCAATTTAATCACGCTCCCGCCCAGCTGCTCATGCATACAGGCAGCGCGCGCCTGGGCAGGCCAAGTATCGGATCATGGGTGACTTATGGCCTGGGATCAGAAAACAGTGATATGCCGGGATTTGTCGTTTTAAATTCAGGTGGTCACAATCCAGATGCAGGTAAAAGTGTCTGGGGTAGTGGATTTTTACCTTCAGTATACCAGGGGGTGCAGTGTCGCAATGTGGGTGAACCCGTATTGTTCTTAAAGGATCCCGAAGGCATTCCAAGAGATCTTCGCAAAGCTTCGATCGATGCGATCAACGAGATCAATCGACAGGAATATACTGAATATGGTGACCCGGAGACACTAAGCCGAATCAGCCAATATGAGCTTGCCTATCGAATGCAGATTGCTGTGCCTGAGGTCATGAATATCAATGACGAACCACAATATATTCACGAGATGTATGGTACTCAACCGGGTAAGTCTTCTTTTGCCAACAACGCCCTCCTGGCCCGCAAGCTGGTGGAGAGTGGGGTGAGGTTTATTCAACTTTTTGATTGGGGATGGGATACTCATGGAAATGTGGCTGATGGATCGGTCGATGTAGGTCTCATCAATAAATGCAGGCCAATAGACAAAGCTATGACCGCACTCATTCTTGATTTGAAACAGCGTGGATTGTTAGAGGACACCTTGATAGTATGGGGAGGTGAGTTTGGCCGGACTCCGATGGCAGAAAACCGAGATGGCATCCCCAATAAGTACCCCGGCAGGGACCATCACTCAGAAGCATTCACGATGTGGATGGCAGGGGGAGGTATTAAAAAAGGACATACTTACGGGGCTACTGACGAAATGGGTTATTCCCCAGTCAGTGGAAGAGTCACACCTTACGATATACAAGCCACTATCCTCCATCAGTTAGGGTTCGATCATGAAAAATTTACATATTCCTTCCAGGGCAGGCCATACCGATTGACCGATGTAGCGGGCAAGCCGATCAAACAAATCATTGCTTAA